A region from the Drosophila sechellia strain sech25 unplaced genomic scaffold, ASM438219v1 2R_2, whole genome shotgun sequence genome encodes:
- the LOC116802438 gene encoding uncharacterized protein LOC116802438 — MRSVETGQDVGRSSDIRGLVPYLDKDGILRAYGRIDAALCMPYSARRPVLLSHRHSLTELIVRDFHARMKHQNVDATIAEIRTKFWVTKMRRVMRRVISSCNECKLQRARPMPPIMGPHPEDRLDASGWPFKYTGLDYFGPLLVTVSRHKEKRWVALFTCLTTRAIHLELAHDLSTDSCIIAIRNFVCRRGPVYRLRSDNGKNFVGADREARRFGDVFEMEKLQSELSSRSIEWVFNCPANPSEGGVWERMVQCVKRVLRHTLKEVAPRDHVLESLLIEAENIVSSRPLTHLPVDAEQEAPLTPNDLLKGVANLPDTPGLDAELPKEGSTRTQWRVARLLRDRFWRRWVMEYLPTLVRREKWCRRTEPIHQGDMVFVCDPALARREWRKGIVEEIYSGADGVVRRAKVRVNDNGLSRTMMRPVSKLAVLDLSEAVLHGVGNVADRILLSIG, encoded by the coding sequence ATGAGGTCGGTGGAAACTGGACAGGACGTCGGTAGATCGAGCGATATTCGAGGGTTGGTGCCCTACCTAGATAAGGACGGGATTCTGCGAGCTTACGGCAGAATTGATGCCGCACTGTGCATGCCGTACAGTGCGAGGAGGCCCGTATTACTGTCACACAGGCACAGTCTGACAGAGCTGATTGTGAGAGACTTCCACGCCAGGATGAAGCATCAAAATGTGGATGCTACGATCGCGGAGATCCGGACAAAGTTCTGGGTCACAAAGATGAGGCGTGTGATGCGGAGAGTCATCTCATCGTGCAACGAGTGCAAGTTGCAGCGAGCGCGGCCGATGCCGCCGATAATGGGACCCCATCCGGAAGACAGACTGGATGCGAGTGGATGGCCATTCAAATACACAGGACTGGACTACTTTGGGCCACTGCTGGTGACTGTGTCCCGTCACAAGGAGAAGCGTTGGGTCGCCTTGTTTACGTGTTTGACGACAAGGGCGATTCACCTGGAGCTGGCGCATGACCTGTCGACGGATTCCTGCATAATTGCGATCAGGAACTTCGTCTGCCGTAGAGGGCCAGTATATAGACTGCGCAGCGATAACGGCAAGAACTTCGTGGGAGCTGACAGGGAAGCCAGGCGCTTTGGTGACGTGTTCGAGATGGAGAAGCTCCAGAGTGAGTTGTCAAGCAGAAGCATTGAATGGGTCTTTAATTGTCCAGCGAACCCGTCTGAGGGCGGAGTTTGGGAGCGCATGGTGCAGTGCGTCAAGAGAGTACTGCGTCATACCCTGAAGGAAGTTGCGCCGAGGGACCATGTATTGGAGAGTTTACTGATTGAGGCTGAGAATATTGTAAGCTCGCGTCCGCTCACCCACTTGCCTGTGGATGCGGAGCAGGAGGCGCCGTTGACGCCAAACGATCTACTCAAGGGAGTAGCCAATCTGCCGGATACGCCTGGATTGGATGCGGAGCTGCCCAAGGAGGGTTCTACGAGGACGCAGTGGAGGGTTGCTCGCCTGCTACGAGACCGTTTCTGGAGGAGGTGGGTTATGGAGTACCTGCCTACGCTTGTGCGCCGCGAGAAGTGGTGCCGCCGAACGGAGCCCATCCACCAGGGTGATATGGTCTTCGTCTGCGATCCTGCCTTGGCCCGACGAGAGTGGCGCAAGGGCATCGTGGAGGAGATCTACAGCGGAGCTGATGGAGTCGTCAGACGCGCTAAGGTGCGCGTGAACGACAACGGCCTATCTAGGACAATGATGCGACCCGTCTCTAAACTTGCAGTTTTGGATTTGAGTGAAGCGGTTCTTCACGGGGTCGGGAATGTCGCGGATCGAATATTGTTATCGATAGgctag